In Humulus lupulus chromosome 7, drHumLupu1.1, whole genome shotgun sequence, the following are encoded in one genomic region:
- the LOC133791586 gene encoding protein MAINTENANCE OF MERISTEMS-like produces the protein MDVALLQVLGEKWWDTTHTFIFEKLGEMTLTPKDFSSISGIPVHGNPLKMDRRIHKNIEQLTKLVGQPLATIGRRRVKLSWLYTAYRNMQLRNIEDHDILTRVFILALLGCTLFARSNKMVHLYYLPCLASIGDIGSFNWGGAALAFMYQQMDDLCRHNTHCMGGLWKAWKVWAREYLPCVRVTPQSISSKVFPRSLLWSNCPPPTMGIAALLKYYREKLTNLTLDEVDLCPWGDEEIQPYYVALNEVANSSRILLVGPNGAEWYLGERVSMQSCGIVPNRIPQLPPKSMLVREKLVIITKPWCLSGKSASEFWEEQTKENCEKYKREVLCTITHHKVQWTGEDSESDFKRDN, from the exons ATGGATGTTGCACTATTACAAGTACTTGGGGAGAAGTGGTGGGACACAACACATACGTTCATATTCGAGAAATTAGGAGAGATGACATTGACCCCCAAGGATTTTAGTTCAATTTCTGGAATACCAGTGCATGGTAACCCATTGAAAATGGATAGACGCATCCACAAAAATATAGAACAACTAACAAAGTTAGTAGGACAACCACTAGCAACCATTGGCAGAAGAAGGGTGAAATTGAGTTGGCTATACACAGCTTATCGCAATATGCAACTAAGAAATATTGAAGACCATGATATTTTAACTAGGGTCTTCATACTCGCACTACTTGGGTGCACTTTGTTTGCACGTTCTAATAAGATGGTGCACTTGTACTACTTACCGTGTTTGGCTAGTATAGGAGATATAGGATCTTTCAATTGGGGGGGAGCTGCATTGGCTTTTATGTACCAGCAAATGGATGACTTATGTAGACACAACACACACTGCATGGGAGGCCTTTGGAAAGCATGGAAG GTTTGGGCAAGGGAATACCTACCATGTGTGCGTGTTACACCACAATCGATATCATCAAAAGTCTTTCCACGAAGCCTTCTGTGGAGTAATTGCCCTCCACCAACAATGGGGATTGCGGCCCTGTTGAAGTACTATAGGGAAAAACTAACAAATCTAACATTGGACGAG GTTGACCTTTGTCCATGGGGAGATGAAGAAATTCAACCTTACTATGTTGCCCTAAATGAGGTAGCCAACTCCAGTCGAATCTTACTAGTTGGCCCGAACGGAGCAGAGTGGTATTTGGGGGAGCGAGTTTCAATGCAAAGTTGTGGAATTGTTCCCAACCGAATACCACAACTACCACCCAAGTCAATGCTTGTTCGAGAAAAACTGGTCATAATTACAAAGCCGTGGTGTTTGTCTGGTAAATCGGCATCAGAATTCTGGGAAGAACAAACAAAGGAGAACTGTGAAAAGTACAAAAGAGAAGTTTTGTGTACAATAACACACCACAAG